A segment of the Bacteroidales bacterium genome:
TGTCATATTCACAGAGCATGTCAAAAATAACTCAGCACAGTCGCTTAAATTCTTTTTGCAGATGAAAAAACACTGGGCACAGACGCTCATATTCTTTTTGCAGGTGAAAAATCACTAGGAGCAGTCGTTTATATTCATAGAGCAGTTGAAAAATCACTCAGCGCAGCTCAAAACTTTCATGGAGATATAGCTTATATTCTCAGTGAAGTAGCTTATATTCTTTTGGGGTGTCAAAGAACACTAAAAGAAAAAGGCTCATTTCTGAGCCCTTTCCGTAGTTTTTGATTTTATTCTTTTATGAATTTCTTTACTGCTATTCCGTTTTCAGTTTGTACTTTTAAATAATACATTCCTCTAGTAAAGTCAGAAATATCAATATTAATCTTTGTCTGTATCATTGGTTGCTGTATTAGTAATTGCCCTTGAATATTATAAATTGAAATCATTTCATCTTTGTAATTATTTAAAGAAGTGTTTTCAATTGTAATATTATCATTAGCAGGATTAGGAAAAACACTAATATTATTTTCTTCATTAGATAATTCTGAAATACCGACACCTCCATTTGTAGTTTTAAGAATCGTTCCATTACCTCCAACAATATATCCTATATTGCTACTGGTGAAATATACTGATGCTAAACCACTAGTTGTTCCACTTGATTGTGCTGTCCAAATAGTTCCGCCATTGGTTGTTTTAAGAATTGTGCCATAATTGCCAACAGCATAACCCGTATTGGCATTGATGAAATAAACCGAACTTAACTTATTAGCTGTTCCGCTAGATTGTGTAATCCAACTATTTCCAGCGTCTGTGGTTTTAAGAATTGTTCCATTTTGACCAACAGCATAACCAATATTAGCATTGGTGAAATAAACTGAATATAGGATATTAGTTGTTCCACTGGTTTGTGATGTCCAACTACTTCCGGCGTCTGTGCTTTTAAGAATTGTTCCATCATAGCCAACAGCGTAACCTGTATTGACATCGGTGAAATAAATTGAACATAATGTATTATATTGCCCGCCTATTGCTCCCCAGAAATTACTTGAACTAATGATTAAACCATTGCTTATACCACCAGAGCCGCCAACAGCGTAACCTGTATTGGGATTGGTTAAAAAAACTGAATATAATTGCTCACCTCCGCCTCCTGTTCTCACCGTCCAACTGTTACCGGCATTCTGGGTTATAATAATTGTTCCAGTACCACCCACAGCACAGCCATTATTAGCATCGGCGAAATAAACTGAACTTAGATGACTAGTTGTTCCACTGGTTTGTAATGCTATCCAATTATTGCCAGCATTGGTAGTTTTAAGAATTGTTCCATTCATGCCAACAGTATACCCCGTATTGGAATTGGTGAAATAAACTGAAAATAAAGCTAAAGATATTCCGCTTGTTTGTGCTACCCACTGAGCATTAGTTTTAATTGTCATAGCAATTATAACTATTAAAATTATTGTAACTTTTTTCATTTTATTTTTATTTTAAATTTCACTACTAATTTGGCTTTTCAGTTCGCTGCGTTTTTTTAAGTGGGTTCCTGTTTCCACTTTTTTAAATTAAACTGTACATTCCTGAACATAGAAGACTGACGGTACAACCGTCAATCAGCGAGGGGAGCTTGCAAAGTTTTTCTATTTTTTTGTTTTTTCTACCTCAAAAAGTAGGTCATATAGATAATCTTTTGCTATTATATTCATTACAATCTTTTTAGGGCTAGCATATCCATTGAAAGCAGTAGTTCGTCCTTTAACAAGTTTTGATTTTTGTAGCGCATTACCAGTTTTAGTCTCATAAATTTCAATATTTCCTTCTGCTGAGAATTTTGCTGCTTTTTGTATAATACATTTTATTGTATAATCAGATGAATCTTGTTTTGTGGTAATTTTCTTATTTAATTCTACCAATTTATCAATTATTGGTTGTTCAAATCCATCTGATGTCTTTTCAACATAAAAGGTTTGTGCAGAAACAGTCTTTACAAAAAAGAGTAATAATGCGATAATTAATATTTTTTTCATTTTATTATAAATTTATTTGTAATTTCTACTCGTATGGCTTTTCGATATCGCCCCGTTTTTAATGGTATCTGGACTCCATTTTTTATTCATTACTTTTTAATTGTCCGTTTTGAATGCCAAAATCAAAAACTTTATTGTTAGAATATCTTGTTGGAGTTGAACTGGCATATAGAAAACAATACTCACCTTTTTCTAATGGCTGTTTGAAAGTAACTTTATAAATACCTTCTGTTACTTCTTCATAGTCAAATGAAACTTTTATTTTATTTGATATACCTGAAGAACTTCCATAAGCATTTGCATCACCTACCACCATTTCCCTACTATCTTTTTTTTCATCAAGTTTAACTAAACAAAATTCGTTAGGAGAAGTAGCAGTAGCAAAAAACCAATCATCTGCTCCTGGATTTGTATTGGTT
Coding sequences within it:
- a CDS encoding YCF48-related protein, with protein sequence MKKVTIILIVIIAMTIKTNAQWVAQTSGISLALFSVYFTNSNTGYTVGMNGTILKTTNAGNNWIALQTSGTTSHLSSVYFADANNGCAVGGTGTIIITQNAGNSWTVRTGGGGEQLYSVFLTNPNTGYAVGGSGGISNGLIISSSNFWGAIGGQYNTLCSIYFTDVNTGYAVGYDGTILKSTDAGSSWTSQTSGTTNILYSVYFTNANIGYAVGQNGTILKTTDAGNSWITQSSGTANKLSSVYFINANTGYAVGNYGTILKTTNGGTIWTAQSSGTTSGLASVYFTSSNIGYIVGGNGTILKTTNGGVGISELSNEENNISVFPNPANDNITIENTSLNNYKDEMISIYNIQGQLLIQQPMIQTKINIDISDFTRGMYYLKVQTENGIAVKKFIKE